The sequence GCGGCCATTGGCTGGGTGTCTTGCTGATCATCGGCGCGGTGATCGGCTGGTTCGGCGCCGCGGCAAGCTAAGGCGGCGCGTTGATCTTCGGCCCGGCAGAAGCCTACACCTTGTCCGTGCCGTGCGTCTTTGCCGCTTCCTCCAGCAGCCACTCACGAAACGCCGTGATGCGGGCGTCGTCCTTCGCGGTTTCCGGATAGACCAGGAAATAGGCGAACTCCGGCGCGACCTTGATGCCGAGTTCGAAGGGGCGCACGAGGCGCCCTTGCGACAAATCGTTGGCCACCATCGCGAAGTCGGCCAGAGCCACGGCATTGCCGTCGAGGGCCGCCTGCGTGGCATCCGTCGAGGAGCCGAAGACGAGGGTGCGGCTGTCGTCGAAATCGTCGACACCGGCCGCCTGCATCCACATGCTCCAATTCGGCCAGGTGACGCCTTGCCGCGACCAGTCGATATGCGCGAGCGTGTGCCGGAAGAGATCGCGCGGTTCGTTGAGCGGCGGCCCTGAAGCCAGCAGCGCCGGGCTGCACACCGGGATGATGATGTTGTCGAACAGCCGGTGCGCGCAAAGGCCGGCATATCTGCCGGTGCCGAACCGGATGCCGATATCGACGTCGTCGCGCTCGAAATCCCGGACATCGTAGGTAATGTCGAAACGCAACTCGATGCCTGGCCGCTGACGACGGAAATCGTCGATGCGCCGCATCAGCCATTTCGTCGCGAACTGCGCGTCGAGCGTCACTTTCAGGAGCGCCGTGCCGCGCGTCATCTTGCGGGCGCGCGACACCGCCCGGTTGAGCAGGTCGAGCGCTTCGATCGACGCCTCGTGAAGCACGTTTCCCGCTTCCGTCAGCCGCATGGTGCGGCTGGTGCGCGTGAACAGCACCAGGTCGAGCTGATCTTCGATCTCCTTGACCTGGTGGCTGACCGCGGCCGGCGTCAGCCCAAGCTCGTCGGCGGCGCGGGTGAAATTGAGGTGACGCGCCGCCGCCTCGAAGGTCCTCAGCGCGCGCGTTCCGGGCAGGAGGCGGGGCATCTGATCTCCAAATAAAACTTGATGATCTGAAAAGAACTACTCGTTTCCCGTTTGTTTTTCAATCCGGCATGATCTCGACATCGAGATACCTTCAAACCGGATTTGAAATCCGGAGAAACCGGATAAAGCCATGACCGACATTGCTCTGAAGTCCCATACCGCCCTCAAATCCCACACCGGCATCGCATTCTGGCTGCGCGCCGCGATCGACTGGCTGCGCCAGGCGCGGGTCGCCATCCGGCTTCCGCACGAATCCGTCGAGGGCCTTTCCGACAGCCAGCTGCGTGACATCGGCGCCGAGCGCCGGGATGTCGCGCAGGCGATGGACCGGGAACTCCGCGAAATCGGACTGCTGGGCACGGGTTGGCAGAAGCGATAGAAGTAAGGGAATTGGCAGTAGGGAATAGGCTTAGAAAGAGATGCCCTACTGCCTACTGCCCTATCTCACCACCCTCACCACCGTCCGATCCGACAGCAGCGGCAGCAGCCGGGCCATCGTGCGCGCGGTCACCGCCACGCAACCTTGCGTCGGCGTGAAATCCGGTCGCGCCAGGTGGAAGAAGATGGCGCTGCCGCGCCCGCGGCGGCGCGGTGCGATGTTCCAGTCGAGCACCAGGCAGGCATCGTACAGCCGGTCGTCGCGGCGCATGCGCTCATGGCTGGCACCATAAGGAATCTTGACCGGCCTGTTGTAATTGCGGTCGTCTGATACTTCGCACCAGCCGAGATCGGGCCCGATCGGCGTCATCGCCAGGCGCGTCCGGCGGCTACCGGCAAACTGATCTCCCCGGAAATAACCCGACAGGATCCGCATCGAGCCGAGCGGCGTGGCGCCATCGCCCTCGCGCTTGGCGGCCGAGATGCCGCCGCGCCCCAGCGCGCAGGCAAACACCGTTTTTCCCGCCTGCAGCAGGCCCTGGCTGGGGTGGCCGGGCCTCGCCCGCACGGTCAGCACGCGCAGCCGTTTCGGCAAAATTGCGCCGGCTGCATTGCGATCGCATTTTTTCTTGTATGATCGTGCCACGGAACAAATCACTGTGATCGGCTATTGTGTCGGCCAGCTTCCGCATAAATACGCAGCGGTCAACTGAATTTCATTTTCAAAACAACGGATTGATCCATGACTTCACGCACCATCCTAATCGTCGACGACGACGACGACCTGCGCGGCACGCTGGTCGAGCAACTCGCCCTCTACGAGGAATTCGACGTGCTGCAGGAAGCGACTGCGGCAAAAGGCGTCACCGCGGCACGCGGCGGCCTCATCGACCTGCTCATCATGGATGTCGGCCTGCCCGACATGGACGGCCGCGAGGCCGTCAAGATCCTGCGCAAAGGCGGCTACAAGGCGCCCATCATCATGCTGACCGGCCACGACACCGATTCGGACACGATTCTGGGTCTCGAGGCCGGCGCCAACGACTATGTGACCAAGCCGTTCCGCTTCGCGGTTCTGCTGGCGCGCATCCGTGCCCAGCTGCGGCAGCACGAGCAGAGCGAGGACGCCACCTTCTCGGTCGGCCCCTACACCTTCAAGCCCAGCCAGAAGCTGCTCATCGACCCGCGTGGCGGCAAGGTGCGACTGACGGAGAAGGAAGCCTCGATCATCAAATATCTCTACCGTGCCGACCAGAAGGTGGTGACCCGCGACGTGCTGCTCGAGGAAGTCTGGGGCTACAATTCCGGCGTCACCACGCACACGCTGGAAACCCATGTCTACCGGCTGCGCCAGAAGATCGAGCGCGATCCTTCCAATGCGGAAATTCTTGTGACAGAAAGCGGTGGCTACAAGCTGGTTCCTTAAACATTTCACTATCCAATGAGCAATTCCAGGAAAAGTGTGGGCGGTTTTCCGTCCGGAATTGCGAAAACTAGATGGATGGAGCGGTCTGGGCGGGACCGCTTTCGGGTGCGATCCTGTGGAGGGGATTAAGGATCGACTCGTGAAGGAGGGATTGGACTGACCGTTCGGGGACGCAGCTAGAGATGGCGTTGGATGACGACATCCGCATCCTGTCCGCCGTGAGGCTCTTCGAGGGTTTCACGCAGGAACAGCTGCGCCTGCTCGCCTTCGGCGCCGAGACCACCCTGCTGCAGGCCAACCACAAGCTTTACCGCGAGGACGACGAGGCCGATTCGGCCTATGTGGTGGTCAGCGGACGCATCGTGCTCTATCGCGAGCAGAGTGGCGAACGCATCCCGATCGGCACCGTCGGCCCCGGCACCATGCTGAGCGAACTGGCATTGATCGCCGACACCAACCGGCTGACCAGCGCGTCGGCCGAAATCGACTCGGAAGTGATCCGGCTCAGCCGCAAGATGTTCCGCCGCATCCTGGAGGAATATCCGGAAGTGGCGGTGAAGCTGCACCAGCGCATCTCCGAGGAATTCCAGGACATGATCCGCCGCATCGAGGAACTGGCGCCTCGGTTTTCGGGTAAGTGAGAGCGATTGTCGGTCGCAGGCAGGAACTACATTAGCCGCAGCCGCCCTCCACCCTTCGTCATCCTAACGCGAAGCAAGAGCGAAGCACCGTCACGCAGACCCCTTGGGCTGCGGAGCAGCTCCAGGGGTCTGCGCTCCGCT comes from Mesorhizobium japonicum MAFF 303099 and encodes:
- the gcvA gene encoding transcriptional regulator GcvA; amino-acid sequence: MPRLLPGTRALRTFEAAARHLNFTRAADELGLTPAAVSHQVKEIEDQLDLVLFTRTSRTMRLTEAGNVLHEASIEALDLLNRAVSRARKMTRGTALLKVTLDAQFATKWLMRRIDDFRRQRPGIELRFDITYDVRDFERDDVDIGIRFGTGRYAGLCAHRLFDNIIIPVCSPALLASGPPLNEPRDLFRHTLAHIDWSRQGVTWPNWSMWMQAAGVDDFDDSRTLVFGSSTDATQAALDGNAVALADFAMVANDLSQGRLVRPFELGIKVAPEFAYFLVYPETAKDDARITAFREWLLEEAAKTHGTDKV
- a CDS encoding Crp/Fnr family transcriptional regulator translates to MALDDDIRILSAVRLFEGFTQEQLRLLAFGAETTLLQANHKLYREDDEADSAYVVVSGRIVLYREQSGERIPIGTVGPGTMLSELALIADTNRLTSASAEIDSEVIRLSRKMFRRILEEYPEVAVKLHQRISEEFQDMIRRIEELAPRFSGK
- a CDS encoding response regulator transcription factor, which codes for MTSRTILIVDDDDDLRGTLVEQLALYEEFDVLQEATAAKGVTAARGGLIDLLIMDVGLPDMDGREAVKILRKGGYKAPIIMLTGHDTDSDTILGLEAGANDYVTKPFRFAVLLARIRAQLRQHEQSEDATFSVGPYTFKPSQKLLIDPRGGKVRLTEKEASIIKYLYRADQKVVTRDVLLEEVWGYNSGVTTHTLETHVYRLRQKIERDPSNAEILVTESGGYKLVP
- a CDS encoding L,D-transpeptidase family protein, which translates into the protein MLPKRLRVLTVRARPGHPSQGLLQAGKTVFACALGRGGISAAKREGDGATPLGSMRILSGYFRGDQFAGSRRTRLAMTPIGPDLGWCEVSDDRNYNRPVKIPYGASHERMRRDDRLYDACLVLDWNIAPRRRGRGSAIFFHLARPDFTPTQGCVAVTARTMARLLPLLSDRTVVRVVR